The DNA segment GCCCCGAGTGCGAGTCCGCCCGCGAGCGTTCCCTTCAGGAACGTCCGCCGGGAGGACTCTCCGGGGCTCGTGTTCTTTGTCATCGGTTCTCACCCCGTCGGACGGGCGGTGCGAACGTCCATAAACGACCGAAACCGTTCTCCGAGTATCGAGGCTGCACACTCCCGTAACTCACCGTTAAGAGGAGAAACGCGCCGCTAGTGCGTCCGGTTCACGACGAACGCCGCGAGGTCCCGCAGGTACCCGGTCGCGGTCAGGTCCGGCGTCGACGCCCGGTCGAGCGCGGCGAGCGCCTCGTCGGACTTCTCGTGGGCGAGGGCGTCGGCCTCCTCGGTGGTGAGGTCGGTCACCTGGACGAGCGACGGGCGGCCGACTTCCGCGTCGTGGCCCGTCGGTTTCCCGAGGTCGGCGGCGTCGGCGGTTTCGTCCAGCACGTCGTCGCGTATCTGGAACGCGACGCCGACCTTCTCGGCGTACTCGCCGAACGCCTCGACCGTCTCGGGCGAGGCGTCGGCCGCGATGGCCCCCAGTTCCGCGGCGGCGCGGAACAGCGCGCCCGTCTTCCGGCGGGCGAGTTCCATGTACTCGGTTTCGTCGGTCGGTTCGGCGACCAACTCGGTCGCCTCGCCCTCGCCGAGTTCGACCATCGCGTCGGCCACCACCTCCATCGCCCGCGGGTCCCGCGAGAACAGTTCGAACGCCTCGCCGAGCAGTCCGTCGCTGGCGATGATGGCCGGCCCGTAGCCGAACGCCGCCCACGCGCTCGCGCTCCCGCGTCGAGTGTCCGACCGGTCGATGATGTCGTCGACGACCAGCGAGGCGTCGTGGACGAGTTCGACGCCGACGGCGAAGTCGACGGCGTCCTCGGCGGTGCCGCCCGCGGCCTCGCACGCCAGCACCGTGACGGTCGGCCGGACGCGCTTGCCCCCCGACAGCGCGACGTGGCGGACCTCCTCGGCGAGTTCCGTCGGTTCGACGCGGTCGAGGACGACTTCGAGACGTTCCTCGACCAGCGCGCGCCGAGACTCGGGATACTCCATTGGACGGGATTGAGGGCCGCCTTACAAAGTAGGTGACGATACCACGACAGCCGCCGGAATTATGTGGCTGATGGTAACGTTTAACAGCGGTCCGTTCGTCGACAGTGTCATGTCGATGGCAGTCGGTCCGACGGTGTTCCTCGCGCCGTTCGTCCTGGTCGTCACGGGGTACCTCTCGTTCGGGGCTATCCTGTGGATCGCGGGGACCGTCGGCGACGTGCCGAGCGTTCGGCGGTTCGCCCGGTCGCTCGCAGTGGGAACCGCCGGGACGGCGACGGCGTTCGTCGCCGCGAACGCCGTTTGGGCGCTCGCGGCGGCCACCGGAGCCGAACGAATCGCCGGCGTCGTCGTGCTGGCGCTCGCTCTGACCGTTCCCGTGTTGCTCCTCGCACCGCTGTTGTACGGATTGGTCCGGTTCGCGCGGCCCGGCCGAGGGCACTCACTCCTGACGACGGCGAGCACGTAGAAGCATTCCGCGAGCGAAATCCACACAACCGACCGGCAGGGCGCGAAGCGCCCGCACCAGTTTGCCGAAGATGCGCTGAAGCCGAGTCGCGTCGCGACTCGGCTTCAGCGCGTGTCCTTTTTTGGTCCAGATTTTTTCTTCGTCGGGTGGCTCATTCGCCTTTGGCGAATGAGCCACCCGACGAAGAAAAAAGGTGGGAACGAAAGGTGTGCTATTCGAACTCCTCGATGAGTTCGGGCACGACCTCGAAGAGGTCGCCGACGATGCCGTAGTCCGCGATGTCGAAGATGGGCGCGTTCGGGTCGGTGTTGACCGCGACGATGGTGTCGGAGCCCTTCATGCCGGCGACGTGCTGGACCGCGCCCGAGATGCCGATGGCGAGGTACACCTTGGGGGTGACGACCTTGCCGGACTGGCCGACCTGACGGTTCTTCGGGAGCCAACCGTTGTCGACGATGGGTCGCGAGGAGGCGAGCGTCGCGTCCAGCGCCTCGACGAGGTCCTCGATGAGCGGGAGGTTCTCCTCCTCCTCGATGCCGCGGCCGATGGAGACGATGAAGTCGGCCTCGCTGATGTCGACGTCGCCGCTGCCGACCTCCTCGAAGCCGGTGACCGTCGAGCCGACGTCCGTGTCGATGTCGGCGTCGAACTCCGCGATTTCGGCGTCGCCGACGCCCTCGGCGGCGGGCCACTCGGCACCGCGGATGGTGACCGCCTGCTGGTCGCCGCCGACCTCGACGGTGGTTTCGACCTTCGAGCCGTACATCTCGCGGGTGACCGTCAGCCCGCCGTCGTAGTCGACGCCGACGGCGTCGGTCGCCAGCGGGATGTCGAGGCGGTTCGCCACGGCGGGCGCGTAGTCGAGGCCGTTGACGCTGTTGGGCATCAACACGACCTCGGGGTCGAGTTCGGCGTGGAGCGCCTCGACGGCCTGGACGTAGATGTCGTGGTTGAACTCCTCGCCCTCCGAGACGGTGTGGACGTAGTCGACGCCCTCGCGGTTGAGGTCCTCGCCGAACCGTTCAGTGTCGCCGCCGATGACCGCGAGGTGGAGGTCGCCGCCGGTGTCGTTCGCGAGGTGGTGTCCGGCGGTGATGAGTTCGTAGCTCACATCCCGGATCTCGCCCCGGCGGTGTTCTGCGACCGCCAGCACGTCGGAGCTCATTCCGCCACCCCCTTCTCGCGGAGGACCTCGGCGAGCCGCCCGGCCGTCTCGCTGGCGTCACCTTCGAACAGTTCCACGTCGCTCTCGCTCTCGGGTTCGTACATCGAAGTCAGGGTCAGGTCGCTCTCGACCGCGTCGGCGTCGAGGCCGACGTCGGCGAGGGTCTTGGGCGCTATCTCCTTGCTCTGGGCCTGTCGGATGCCCCGAAGGCTGGCGTACCGGGGCTCGTTGATACCGGTCTGGATGGTGAGGACGGCCGGCATCTGGATGTCGGTGAGCTCCTCGACGCCGCCCTCCAGTTCGCGGTGGACGTGCGCGACGCCCTCGTCGTGGTCGTAGTCGAGCGCGTTGACGACCGCGCCCCACTCGAAGCCGATCTGGTCGGCCAGCGAGACGCCGGTCGCGCCGAAGTTGTCGTCGCCCGACTGGACGCCGGTCAGCACGAGGTCGGGGTCCTCCTCCTCGACGACCGCCGCCAGCAGGTTCGTCTTCGTCTCGACGTCGAGCAGTTCGGCCTCGGCCAGCGCGTCGTCCCACACTCGAATCGCGCGGTCGGCACCCTTCGCCAGCGCCATCCGGATGGTTTCCTCGGCGCGCTCCGGGCCGATAGTGACGGTTACGACCTCCTCGGCCGGGCCGTCCTCCTTCAACTGGACCGCCTCCTCGACGGCGTAGTCGTCCCACTCGTTCAGGTCGTACTCGAGGTAGCGCTCGCCTACCTCGGTCCCCTCGATTTCGAAGTCGTCTGCGACTTCGGCGACCTCCTTCACAGTCACCAGGACCTTCATAGTACACGAGTCTCTGGCGCGGGGGTAAACGTTTTCGAAACCCGTAACAGCGGGCCGCCGGTTTTCGTTCGGCCGACGCCGCCGACTCGTACAGTCGACTCGCTCAGTCGACGTCGGTCACGTCCTCGTCGGGGAGCGTGATGAGGTTCTCGCGGCCGATGCGGAGTTTGTCGACCTTGTCGGCGTCGTCCATCGCCGACAGGAGCTGGGAGACCTTGGCGTTCGACCAGTTGGTCTCCTTGACGATGTTGGCCTGCTTCATCCGACCGTCGTTCCGTTCGAGCAGGTGGAGGACGCGCTCCTCGTCGCTCAGCAGGTCCACGTCTGTGACGTCGTCTTCGTCCTCGTCACTTCCGTCGCTGTCGCGCCCATGGTCGCGGTCCGTCTCCTCGACCGCACCCGCACCGCCGGCCGTCGCGGCCGACTCCTCGGGTGGCGACGGTGACGGTTCGGCGGCGACGTCGGACGACGCGAGCGAGTCGACGTCGCGCCGCTGGGTCCAGAAGTAGGCCGCGAAGCCCCCGGTGCCGACGAGAAACAGCACGAGGACGATGCCCGAGATGCCGGAGAGGCCGGGGACGATGCCCTTCGGTCCCTGCTGGTTGGAGTCGATGGGCCGATACGTCACTGCGAGGTCGCGGGAGTCGAGCGTCCGCGGACCCTCGTAGGAGATTCGGGATCCGTTGTGGGCGACGTTCGACCGGTAGATGTAGTACCCCTTCGGGGCTTCGAGCACCAGTCGCTGGTCGTCGTCGAGTTCGGGGAGCCACGTTCCCGATTCGGTCACGAACACGTCCCCGAGCGCGACTTGGCCGTCCGACACGTTCGTGAAGTTCGTCCACGTGAACGCCAGCGTCAACACGCCGATTCGGCCGTTCTCGCGTGTCGTGGCCGAGTAGTTCGCGTGGCGGATTCGCATCGTCCGATTCTCGTCCTGACTCGCTCGCTCCGCGACTCGGACGAAGGTTTCGCGCGAGAATCCGGCGTCGGCCCGTCCCTTCCGGTACTTCTGAGCGAGGCGCTCGAACGCGGCCGTCTCGTTCGCGTCTTCGAGGCGGAACTGCGTGGAGACGTGCCAGTGGGCGTTTCCGTTCTCGCGGAGCGCGATTCGTATCGTCGTTACGTCGTCGACCGAGACGTTCGTCGCGTTTCCGGTTCCGTTCTGGACCGTTCCGTTCGTCATCGTCACCGTATCGACGCTTGACGGGTTCGCCGCCGTCGCGAGCGCCGACGGTGGCCCGGCGGCGTGCGGCCGGTCGGCTACCGGCCGGCCGACGGCGGTACCGACGCCGGCGACGACGGCGGCCGAGACGAGGAGGACTACGAGGAGGGCGGCGGACGACCGCATACAATCGCGTGAACGCGCCGACAAGAAAATACTTTCCATCCGTAGTAAAACGTGAGCGCGGCTTTTGAAGAATCTCGGCCGCTCTCCTGGCTTCGTCCGCGGCTTCGACGTTTCGCGTTATTTTAATGATGGGGTAGCCATAACCCCTCTATAATGCGACTCGCCCCCGTTATGCTGGCGTTACTGCTGGCCCTCTCCCCCGGCGTCGTTGCGACGCACTCGGCCGCCCCGAGTGCGTCCGCGGACGTGCGAGCGGTCGATTCGAATCCGCCGGAGTCGACCGAGCCACGTTTCACCCTCGTACCGCCGACGAACGCGAGTACGACCGTACTAACCCTCGGAAAGGAGCCGAAACGGACCGCGTTCGACTCGCCGTCGCTCTCGCTCGGCGACACGCTCGTCAGTGAACGTAGTGAAGTGCAGTCGCGTCTGAGCACGGGCGCGCTCGAAGAACGACTCCGAACTGCCCGGAACGACGAGCAGAAAAAGCAGATACTCAACCGGTACCGCTACCGGATCGAGAACCGCATCATCTCGTTGAGCGCGCGCGAACGACAGGTCACGAAGGCGTTCACCAACGGTTCGATGTCGGCCGACGCGTACCTCCGTGCGCTCGGTCAGATCGACAGAGAGGCCCAACAGTTGCGGACGCTTATCGACGCGATGCAGACCAGCGCCCAACCGATTCCGCGGTTCCGGATGAAGACCGAAGCCGACACGCTGAAGGGGAAACTCGTCACGCTCGAAGGTCCCGTCCGGAATCGGATCGCCGAACAACTGCGCGGCGAGGCCCCGCCGACCAGGGTCTTCGTGGCGACCGCCGACACCGGAGTCGTGCTCTCCGCCATCGTCGACGGGACGTACACGCGCGAGGTGACCCGAATCGACCGTCGAAACCCCGGACTCCAGGACCACATCTCGCTCAGCGAAGTTCCGAACATCGTCGAGAGGAACTACCCCTGGATTCGGAACAACAGCGACTCGACCGGGACGGCCTCCTACGGCGCGACGAACGTCTACCGACGGTGGATGACCCACGAGAACGGTCGGCTCGTCACCTACCTCGACGGCGGCACCAGGTCGATATTCGACGAGATACAGTACAAGCGACTCTCGCCGTCGCTCTCGACCGGCCCGGCGGTCACCAACACGTCCGAGAACGTCACGCTCTCGGTGAACCGGACCTACCCCGGCGGCCCGCTCCGAGTGCGACTCGCGAACGAAACCGGCGCACCGCTGCAAGGGACGATTTCGGTCGCCGGCGAGCGAATCGGCCGAACCGACTCGGCGGGCGTCCTCTGGACGCTCGGACCCGCCTCGCAGTTCCGCGTCACGGCGACTCACGAGGGAACCACCGTGAACGCGACCGTCAGGCCGACGGCGCCGCCCCGCGCTCCGAGCGGAGCCGAGAGTTGAAGTGAGAAGACGCGACCAACTCCCGGGGTGTCGCCCCGCGCACTCTCCCCCGTCGTCGGAACCGTCCTGCTGACGCTCGCCACGGTGGTCGCCGCCGGCGCCCTCGGCGTCGTCGCGCTCGACACTGCCGCACCGACGGTTTCCCGCTCCGCGGCCGTCTCCCAGCCCGTCGTCGTCGACCTCCGCGTGGACGCGGACGCCGACCGATTAACTTTCGTTCACCGCGGCGGCGAATCGCTCGACGTGCGGGCGCTCACGCTCCGAATCGAGGTCGACGGTTCGCCGCTCGCCGAACAGCCGCCGGTCCCGTTCTTCTCGGCGGGGGGCTTCCGGCCCGGACCCACGGGACCGTTCAACAGCGCGTCGGACTCGCAGTGGGAGGTCGGGGAAACCGCGAGCGTCGAACTCGCCGGCACGAACGACCCGGAACTCAAGACCGGGGCGCGGGTCGTCGCCAGGATAGCGGTCGACGGCGCGACCGTCGCGGAGGTGCGCGCGACCGCCTGACCGGACCGCTTCGCTCTTCGCGGCCGCGTCGGTGGCGCTACTCGGTTTCGGGGGCCCGCGCCACCGTCGTGATGGCGACGTCGGGGTCGTAGGAGGGTCCCATCTCGCGGTGTCGGACGTCGACGTAGCCCGCCTCGCGGAACATCCGGTCGGCCTCCTCGCGGTCGTAGAAGAGCATGATGGCGTCGGCGACCTTCTGCATCACCGTCGACTTGGGGTAGTTCGGGCCGACGACGAGCACCTGACCGCCGGGCTTGACGACCCGACGCATGTCTTCGAGCGTGGCGACGGGGTCGGGCCAGTACTCGATGGACCCCGAGGACCACACCACGTCGAAGGTATCGTCGGCGAAGGGGAGTCGCTCGGCGTCGCCGCGGTAGAAGCTCACGGGGTCGTGCTTGCCGAGTTTCGCCCACGCCTTCTCCAGTTGGTGGACGCTCTGGTCGAGCCCGTGGACGTTCCGGGTATGTTCGAGCAGTCCCTCGGTCGCGAACCCGGTTCCGCAGCCGACGTCGAGCACCACGTCGTCCTCGTCGATGTCGAGCATGGCGAGCGCTTCGGCGCGCATCTCCTCGTTCCAGATGAAGGGGTTGACGGTGTCGTACACCTTCGAGAGGTACTTGTAGAACAGTCGCGCCCGACTCTTGTCTTCGAGGATACCCATTTGTCCGACGTTCGGCCCGCCGGTCAAATAATCCTGCCATTCGTCGTCGGGCCGACTCGGCGCGTGAGACACTCTCTCGCGCGCCGAGCGGAGGAGCGGTTCCGCAAGTAGTTTATAGGCGCTCCCGCAAACTTTCGCACGATTAGCACATGCCGAGGCCAGAGGTTCTCGAACGTATCAAGGAGGCCGAGCAGGAGGCCGACGACATCGTCGCCGAGGCCGAGGAGGCCCGCGAACAGCGCATCTCCGAGGCCCGCACGGAGGCCGAGGAGATCCGCCAGGAGGCCGAATCGGAGGCGTCGGAGCTCCACGAGAAACGTCTCGCCGAGGCGCGCGAGGAGATCGAAGCCGAACGGGAGCGCGTCCTCGCCGAGGGCGAAGAGGAGCGCGAGGCGCTCGAAGCGCGCGCCGAGGGCAACGAAGAGGCGGTGATCGAACACGTCGTCGACCTGTTCGAGGAGGCGGTGCATGCTCAGACCTGAGCAAATGAGCAAGGTGTCCGTGACGGGCTCGCGCGCCGTCATGGACGACGTCATCGAGGCCGTCCACGAACTGAATCTCGTCCACCTCGTCGACTACGACGGCTCGTGGGCGGGCTTCGAACCCGGCAACCCCGTCGAGGGCGCAAACCGGGCGTCCGACAAACTCGTCACCGTCCGCTCGCTCGAGAGCATGCTCGACATCGACGAGGAGGACGCCGGACCGAGCCGAATCGTCACCGACGAGGCGCTCGAAGACGAACTCGAGGAGGTTCGGGTACAGGTCAACGAACTCGACGACCGCCGGAGCGAACTCGAAGAGGACCTCCGGGGCGTCGAGGAGCGAATCGACTCGGTGACGCCGTTCGCCGACCTCGGCATCGACCTCGACCTGCTGTCGGGGTACGACCGCCTGCAGGTCGCCGTCGGCGAGGGCGACGAGGAGGCGGTCCGAGAGGCGCTCGAAGCCGACGGCGACATCGCGGAGTTCGAGACGTTCACCGGCGATCGGACTATCGCCGTCTTCGCGTACCCCGCCGACGGCGCCGACGCCGACGCACTGGACGAAGCGCTGGTCGGCGTCGACTTCGCGGTGCTCGAGATTCCCGACGCCGAGGGGAGTCCCCAGGAGTACGTCGAGCAACTGCGCCACGAGCGCCAGAAGATCGAATCGAAGCTCGACGGCGTCGAGAACGAGCTTCAGGACGTCAAACTCGACACCGCCGGCTTCCTGCTGGCGGCCGAGGAGAAGCTGACCATCGACGTCCAGAAGGCCGAGGCGCCGCTCCAGTTCGCGACCACCGAGAACGCCTTCATCGCCGAGGGCTGGATTCCGACCGAGCGCTACACCGAACTCGCGACGGCGCTGGGTGACGCGGTGGGCGACCGCGTGGAGGTCGACGAACTCGAACGCGCCGAGTACGACGAGCACGAGGCGCACGGCCCCGAGGACCCCGACGTGTCGGACGTCGAGGTGGCCGCCGACGGCGGTCATACCATGGGCGGCGACCAGCCGCCGGTCATCCAGGACAACCCCGGTCCGGTCAAGCCGTTCGAACTGCTGGTCGAGACCATCAACCGGCCGAAGTACTTCGAGTTCGACCCGACGGTCATCCTGTTCCTGACGTTCCCGGCGTTCTTCGGGTTCATGATCGGGGACTTCGGGTACGGCATCCTCTACATGCTGTTGGGGTACGGACTTTACAGCCGATACGACAGCCCCGCGCTCAAGAGCCTCGGCGGCATCGCCGTCTGGGCCGGCGCGTTCACGGCGCTGTTCGGTATCCTGTACGGAGAAATCTTCGGCTTACACCGGCTCGGAGCGGTGCTGTGGAACGGCAACCCGCCGATTCACAAGGGACTGCAGCCCCACTACGGCGACTACGCCGTCGCGTGGCTCGTGCTGAGCCTGCTCATCGGCGTCGTCCACCTCGCCGTCGGCTGGATAATCGACTTCGTCGAGAACCTCTCGCACGGCGTGTGGGACGCCGTGACCGAGAGCGGGTCGTGGCTCCTGATGATGTTCGGCCTGTGGGCCTGGGTGTTCTCGGGCGCCGGCGGTAGCTCGCCGCCCATCCTGGTCGGCCCGGACAGCGTCTTCGCCGGCAATCCCTTCCCGTTCGGGTTCACCGGCCTGCCCGCCATCGAGCTGTTCTCGATCGCCGGCTTCGCC comes from the Halorussus vallis genome and includes:
- a CDS encoding polyprenyl synthetase family protein, giving the protein MEYPESRRALVEERLEVVLDRVEPTELAEEVRHVALSGGKRVRPTVTVLACEAAGGTAEDAVDFAVGVELVHDASLVVDDIIDRSDTRRGSASAWAAFGYGPAIIASDGLLGEAFELFSRDPRAMEVVADAMVELGEGEATELVAEPTDETEYMELARRKTGALFRAAAELGAIAADASPETVEAFGEYAEKVGVAFQIRDDVLDETADAADLGKPTGHDAEVGRPSLVQVTDLTTEEADALAHEKSDEALAALDRASTPDLTATGYLRDLAAFVVNRTH
- a CDS encoding electron transfer flavoprotein subunit alpha/FixB family protein, producing MSSDVLAVAEHRRGEIRDVSYELITAGHHLANDTGGDLHLAVIGGDTERFGEDLNREGVDYVHTVSEGEEFNHDIYVQAVEALHAELDPEVVLMPNSVNGLDYAPAVANRLDIPLATDAVGVDYDGGLTVTREMYGSKVETTVEVGGDQQAVTIRGAEWPAAEGVGDAEIAEFDADIDTDVGSTVTGFEEVGSGDVDISEADFIVSIGRGIEEEENLPLIEDLVEALDATLASSRPIVDNGWLPKNRQVGQSGKVVTPKVYLAIGISGAVQHVAGMKGSDTIVAVNTDPNAPIFDIADYGIVGDLFEVVPELIEEFE
- a CDS encoding electron transfer flavoprotein subunit beta/FixA family protein, with the protein product MKVLVTVKEVAEVADDFEIEGTEVGERYLEYDLNEWDDYAVEEAVQLKEDGPAEEVVTVTIGPERAEETIRMALAKGADRAIRVWDDALAEAELLDVETKTNLLAAVVEEEDPDLVLTGVQSGDDNFGATGVSLADQIGFEWGAVVNALDYDHDEGVAHVHRELEGGVEELTDIQMPAVLTIQTGINEPRYASLRGIRQAQSKEIAPKTLADVGLDADAVESDLTLTSMYEPESESDVELFEGDASETAGRLAEVLREKGVAE
- a CDS encoding helix-turn-helix transcriptional regulator; its protein translation is MRSSAALLVVLLVSAAVVAGVGTAVGRPVADRPHAAGPPSALATAANPSSVDTVTMTNGTVQNGTGNATNVSVDDVTTIRIALRENGNAHWHVSTQFRLEDANETAAFERLAQKYRKGRADAGFSRETFVRVAERASQDENRTMRIRHANYSATTRENGRIGVLTLAFTWTNFTNVSDGQVALGDVFVTESGTWLPELDDDQRLVLEAPKGYYIYRSNVAHNGSRISYEGPRTLDSRDLAVTYRPIDSNQQGPKGIVPGLSGISGIVLVLFLVGTGGFAAYFWTQRRDVDSLASSDVAAEPSPSPPEESAATAGGAGAVEETDRDHGRDSDGSDEDEDDVTDVDLLSDEERVLHLLERNDGRMKQANIVKETNWSNAKVSQLLSAMDDADKVDKLRIGRENLITLPDEDVTDVD
- a CDS encoding DUF7096 domain-containing protein translates to MRLAPVMLALLLALSPGVVATHSAAPSASADVRAVDSNPPESTEPRFTLVPPTNASTTVLTLGKEPKRTAFDSPSLSLGDTLVSERSEVQSRLSTGALEERLRTARNDEQKKQILNRYRYRIENRIISLSARERQVTKAFTNGSMSADAYLRALGQIDREAQQLRTLIDAMQTSAQPIPRFRMKTEADTLKGKLVTLEGPVRNRIAEQLRGEAPPTRVFVATADTGVVLSAIVDGTYTREVTRIDRRNPGLQDHISLSEVPNIVERNYPWIRNNSDSTGTASYGATNVYRRWMTHENGRLVTYLDGGTRSIFDEIQYKRLSPSLSTGPAVTNTSENVTLSVNRTYPGGPLRVRLANETGAPLQGTISVAGERIGRTDSAGVLWTLGPASQFRVTATHEGTTVNATVRPTAPPRAPSGAES
- a CDS encoding type IV pilin gives rise to the protein MSPRALSPVVGTVLLTLATVVAAGALGVVALDTAAPTVSRSAAVSQPVVVDLRVDADADRLTFVHRGGESLDVRALTLRIEVDGSPLAEQPPVPFFSAGGFRPGPTGPFNSASDSQWEVGETASVELAGTNDPELKTGARVVARIAVDGATVAEVRATA
- a CDS encoding methyltransferase domain-containing protein → MGILEDKSRARLFYKYLSKVYDTVNPFIWNEEMRAEALAMLDIDEDDVVLDVGCGTGFATEGLLEHTRNVHGLDQSVHQLEKAWAKLGKHDPVSFYRGDAERLPFADDTFDVVWSSGSIEYWPDPVATLEDMRRVVKPGGQVLVVGPNYPKSTVMQKVADAIMLFYDREEADRMFREAGYVDVRHREMGPSYDPDVAITTVARAPETE
- the ahaH gene encoding ATP synthase archaeal subunit H, whose amino-acid sequence is MPRPEVLERIKEAEQEADDIVAEAEEAREQRISEARTEAEEIRQEAESEASELHEKRLAEAREEIEAERERVLAEGEEEREALEARAEGNEEAVIEHVVDLFEEAVHAQT
- a CDS encoding V-type ATP synthase subunit I, coding for MLRPEQMSKVSVTGSRAVMDDVIEAVHELNLVHLVDYDGSWAGFEPGNPVEGANRASDKLVTVRSLESMLDIDEEDAGPSRIVTDEALEDELEEVRVQVNELDDRRSELEEDLRGVEERIDSVTPFADLGIDLDLLSGYDRLQVAVGEGDEEAVREALEADGDIAEFETFTGDRTIAVFAYPADGADADALDEALVGVDFAVLEIPDAEGSPQEYVEQLRHERQKIESKLDGVENELQDVKLDTAGFLLAAEEKLTIDVQKAEAPLQFATTENAFIAEGWIPTERYTELATALGDAVGDRVEVDELERAEYDEHEAHGPEDPDVSDVEVAADGGHTMGGDQPPVIQDNPGPVKPFELLVETINRPKYFEFDPTVILFLTFPAFFGFMIGDFGYGILYMLLGYGLYSRYDSPALKSLGGIAVWAGAFTALFGILYGEIFGLHRLGAVLWNGNPPIHKGLQPHYGDYAVAWLVLSLLIGVVHLAVGWIIDFVENLSHGVWDAVTESGSWLLMMFGLWAWVFSGAGGSSPPILVGPDSVFAGNPFPFGFTGLPAIELFSIAGFAISAWLLVFGLGLVLLAMADPIEVVEFLNVLVNVLSYTRLAAVLLAKAGMAFVVNLLFFGVYVTGHGAEAEWHFGIGHMPHVGDMVHGHEVTEIMFGGLVHSGIAGVLGGIVILLVGHLLVLALGVTSAGLQAVRLEYVEFFGKFYEGGGEKYEPFGYDRLFTTRD